CATCTCATCACCTTTTCTGCGGTCATCCTTGACAGTCACGCCAGAGACTTCCCAATTAATCATCTCCCATCTATATAACCTGTCATTCTCTCTCCAGATCTTTCTTTCTCGAGCTTTTGCTTCTTTTCGCAAGAAAAAGTAGCATATGATTCTTGCCTTGCATTGATGCCGTTTAATCCTCTTGCAATGAGGATTCCATTTGATCACACCCCATTAAAACTAGTCCTCCTTGACAGATATATACAAATCAATCATTAATCACCACCACTCGACAATTAATGTCGATACAATTATCAAAATTAAACCGTTAATCTCAATGGCCTTTCACTTTCTGTAGAACCAACTGAACCATTTGTCCCACTATGATCGTCCAAATCTATGGTATGATATTGTGCAGCAGCTGCCCCAGGTCCCTTTTGGGTCTGGCCTCCATTTCCTTCATCACTTCCCATGGCAACAACCCCGGCAAACTGCACGTGGCGCTGATCCCCGCCTGGGGAATTCACAGGGGACCCTGCAGCTGATGATGCATTGGCAATTGTTGGTGCACCACTCGTGGTTGGGGGTGTGGTGGCTGTACGGCTGCTGCCTCCTCCTCCTGCCTTGACATACCGGCCACTGCCATCGATTTGTGTGCTGCTATCTCCCGGTTTGAAGCACCGGTAGGCGCATGTCAGGATCCAGAAAAGCCATGGAACGGCTACAAGTATCAAACCTACAATGGGATACCATGGCTTGGCTTGTGCACCAGGGAGAAGCAtgtaaaggaaaagaaagactCCTCCAGCCACAATGCAGGTGAAGAAGAGAGCGGAAATGATAGAGACTCTAGCATCTCTTTTTCTTTGCTCCATTGAAGGTGAAATCTATGTCGAATGGAGATGGGAGAGCTAGGTATAGCTCTTtcgttttttccttcttcttttcttcttggggTTCTGGGTTTGTTGATGTCTCtgggtttggatttgtttgTGTTTCGTTGTAAGAGTTGTTGTTGCCGGAATTGAAGAAAGTGGTGGTTGGAATTGGTGGAAGGTTTCAAAACAGCTAGTGCGGTGAAAGCGGAGCCGGTTTCTAACTGCAAATGCTCTGTTTATAACTGATCAACGAGTTTAATTCATGTAGAGAGAAAGGCACGTACCCTATGATATAAATGGCTAAGGCAGTGATGATGTATCTAGTCATCAATGATACGGTTAATATTATACGGTACACGTAATGTATACGTTTGTCCAACTCATAGCTCTCGTCTCGTCATCTTTGACTCTTCATCTTCAGAATATCTAAGCTCTTTCATCTCATCTAATTTGGACACTTAATTTTGTGACGGATTCTCTTAACTAATTTTCCTGATAAACTCCAATCTCCCGAAATCTAGATAGTTTTGAAATACAAGAATGCTCTAGGGGATATACAGTTTCTGAGTCTTTTATTTAGGTTTTCTATCTTAATTACATAACGACAATATGCAAAAACGACTAGTCAGTGAGTCAAACCTTACACTTCCCATTTTGTAATTTGTTCTTCAACAGCATCCTGGAAATCGCCACATCCAACTGCAACTAGTATGGTTGTTCAAGCagaaaaaaattgatgaatgaagaaatgacatcgcacaaaaattaaattttgcATCACCTCTAGAATATATCTGACATGGAGCAAAAAATTACCAGTGGAAACAAAGACGTAATTCTTTTGGCCTTTTCATGTCCTTGAAAAAATACAAGAACTTAACATTACCAGTACTCTCATTTCTGAACAAATAGACTCGTCCAGTTCAGGGGCCATCGGGAACTATCAATACATATTCTGTAATTGAATCGAAAGTCCCCACTttccctttctcttcttctttgaagTACAGAatacaaagtaagaaagaaaTAAGCAAGCTCTGACCTAGGCATTTATAGTCTCATTACACAAGAACCTATCGATAATTATATGATTCATTTTCCTTCTTTTACACAACTTTGGTTACTCCATCTGAATCCTTATTTTTAGGACAAATACAGTATAAACTTTGGGGGCTTCTTTGTTGAATTTCTCATACAACTAAATGCGACATACATTAGAGAATCCCCTGCTACCCTGAAGGAGAATTCGACCAATAAATGTCCTCAGTCAGTGAAGCCAATCCTTAGCCATTGTCAACAATGCTTGGAAAATGTATCTCACACTTAACCCTGGCCAAATTTCTCTCTGCATTATGTTGAAGTCCTAGGTTGACATAGAGTCGGCCAAGAAAACATGCTTACTCATTAAAGACATCATTCTTGAAGTGATAATTGACCGAGTATAGGATAATATGCAAAGTGGCTTGGAAATTTCATTAAATAGCATAAATGGACCTCCAAAGCAAACCAAATTTAAATTTGCAAAGAACTAACCGAGGATACTACACGCATTTCTACTGATATTGATCATTAAAGGAATATGCACTTGATCAGAAACAAATTTGGTAGATTTTCTGTTCAAATAAGAAGCATATGAATCTGGGTTTGCTTCTAGCATGTCTCTTAGCAAAACCTAAAGGCTAGATTGCTAGAAATAATGTTGATAAGACGATTAAAATGAAACAACAGATTTCATTTGTGATCAAAATAACAACTCCAgaacagaaattgaaattcttacCAGAGAAAGAGACATGTGAAACAGAAGCACGTCATACAAGTCAAAGAAAACTTGGCATCAAATACCATCACTGTAAGAATTAAAGAGGAGAGCCCCATCCACCACCACCAGGAGTTAAAATCTGAAGAATTTCCCCCGACTGCACCTCAACTGTGTTCTTACCACCCAGGTAAACCCTTCTTTTATCTTTTGTGATTAGGTAGTTAGCTCCGCGAGACCCATCCTCCCCTCCTTTCAACCCTCTCGGAGCATGAACACGCCTCTCTGAAAGAATGCTCACAACGACTGGGCTCTTGAACTCTATCTCCCTCACAAGCCCATTACCACCTCTATGATATCCAACTCCTCCACTGTTCGCTCTGAGGGAAAACTGATGCAAAAGAACTGGATATCTCTGTTCAAATATTTCTGGATCAGTCATTCGGGTATTGGTCATATGACACTGGACTCCACTGGTCCCATCCCAGGATGGACCAGCTCCACTCCCACCTCCAATTGTTTCATAATAACCAAATGTGTCATCCCCAAAAGTGAGATTATTCATACAACCCTGTGAACAAGCACAAGCCTGAAATGCAGTGAGTACAACATCAGTTATTCTCTGAGAAGTGAGAACGTTACCACCCACCACAGCAGCCTTATCACTTGGAGAGAGGAATG
This portion of the Rosa chinensis cultivar Old Blush chromosome 1, RchiOBHm-V2, whole genome shotgun sequence genome encodes:
- the LOC112192716 gene encoding uncharacterized protein LOC112192716 produces the protein MEQRKRDARVSIISALFFTCIVAGGVFLFLYMLLPGAQAKPWYPIVGLILVAVPWLFWILTCAYRCFKPGDSSTQIDGSGRYVKAGGGGSSRTATTPPTTSGAPTIANASSAAGSPVNSPGGDQRHVQFAGVVAMGSDEGNGGQTQKGPGAAAAQYHTIDLDDHSGTNGSVGSTESERPLRLTV